One window from the genome of Deltaproteobacteria bacterium encodes:
- a CDS encoding glycosyltransferase: MSLYLDGMFYRCSGVGRVYENLLAAFAGNADVGEIHTIVPALYKERFLEQFPHPMIVPTFVGYGPMGFGDLAKKTVFLRSLRGKVRLFFFPGHNVPLFVPGRYIVSVNDVTVFSPHFRLPWYRKAGFRWLLSRAVHGAEAVVTISETVKGDLVREFGLPPEKIRVIYPWVKEIFFGAPGDEPLPEPLRGKDYVLYVGLRIA; this comes from the coding sequence ATGAGCCTCTATCTGGACGGAATGTTCTATCGCTGCTCCGGGGTCGGACGTGTCTACGAGAACCTCCTGGCGGCGTTTGCGGGGAACGCCGACGTCGGGGAGATCCACACGATCGTCCCCGCCTTGTACAAGGAGAGGTTCCTCGAACAGTTCCCTCATCCGATGATCGTGCCGACCTTCGTCGGGTATGGCCCGATGGGGTTCGGCGACCTGGCGAAAAAAACGGTATTCCTTCGCTCCCTCCGGGGAAAGGTGCGGCTCTTCTTCTTCCCCGGGCACAATGTCCCCCTGTTCGTACCGGGGAGATACATCGTCAGCGTCAACGACGTCACCGTCTTCTCGCCGCATTTCCGGTTGCCGTGGTACCGCAAGGCCGGTTTCCGCTGGCTCCTCTCGCGGGCGGTCCACGGGGCGGAGGCGGTGGTGACGATCTCGGAGACGGTGAAAGGGGACCTGGTCCGGGAGTTCGGGCTCCCGCCGGAGAAGATCCGCGTGATCTACCCGTGGGTGAAGGAGATCTTTTTCGGTGCTCCGGGGGATGAACCTCTTCCGGAGCCCCTCCGGGGGAAGGACTATGTCCTCTACGTCGGCCTGCGGATCGC
- a CDS encoding glycosyltransferase: protein MGGPIGILHLGKYYPPEPGGMEVVVKSFAEATAGRLENTCLVASKVGPTRVERSGGATVHYLKERGPILLIPILPSLPRVLHHLRKERRFQAILLHYPNPMAVAALALSLLFRRKREKIVVWHHADVLLEERWKRALYGLFRPIEEWVFRQADAFVAATPHHVACSDTFRRFADRTAIIPYAIPDGWFEVSEEERRAAEKTRKTMGGGFLLFVGRLVPYKGLETLLRAADRIPCRIAIIGTGPLDAALRKEIAARGLEEKVRLLGRVDDLRPYYLGCDFFVLPSVTALEGFGIVQIEAMAVGKPVVSSDLPSGVTYVNVDGETGLTFHVGDDAGLAEACNRLLSDTVLRGRLGENARRRTFEKFSYTAMREAAVPFFQRLCGAPVE from the coding sequence ATGGGCGGACCGATCGGGATACTCCACCTCGGGAAATATTACCCGCCCGAACCCGGGGGGATGGAAGTGGTCGTGAAGAGCTTCGCCGAGGCGACGGCGGGGAGGCTCGAAAATACCTGCCTCGTCGCGTCAAAGGTCGGCCCCACCCGCGTCGAGCGGTCCGGCGGCGCCACCGTTCATTACCTGAAGGAACGCGGACCGATCCTGCTCATCCCGATCCTTCCCTCGCTTCCGCGGGTTCTCCACCATCTCCGGAAGGAGCGTCGCTTCCAGGCGATCCTGCTCCATTACCCGAACCCGATGGCGGTAGCGGCCCTCGCGCTGTCGCTCCTTTTCCGGCGAAAGAGAGAGAAGATCGTCGTCTGGCACCACGCGGACGTCTTGCTGGAAGAGCGGTGGAAGCGGGCGCTCTACGGCCTGTTCCGCCCGATCGAGGAGTGGGTTTTCCGACAGGCCGACGCATTCGTGGCTGCCACCCCCCACCACGTAGCGTGTTCGGACACGTTCCGCCGGTTCGCCGACCGCACCGCCATCATCCCGTACGCGATCCCCGACGGTTGGTTCGAGGTGTCCGAAGAGGAGCGGAGGGCCGCGGAGAAGACCCGCAAGACAATGGGAGGGGGCTTCCTGCTCTTCGTGGGCCGGCTCGTCCCGTACAAGGGGCTGGAAACGCTCCTGCGGGCCGCGGACCGGATCCCTTGCAGGATTGCCATCATCGGCACCGGGCCGCTCGATGCGGCCCTCCGGAAGGAGATCGCGGCGAGGGGATTGGAAGAGAAGGTTCGGCTTCTCGGGAGAGTGGACGACCTCCGCCCGTACTACCTCGGGTGCGACTTCTTCGTCCTGCCATCCGTCACCGCGCTCGAGGGGTTCGGGATCGTCCAGATCGAAGCGATGGCGGTCGGGAAGCCCGTCGTCAGCAGCGATCTTCCGAGCGGAGTAACCTACGTCAACGTCGACGGGGAAACGGGGCTCACCTTCCACGTGGGGGACGACGCGGGCCTGGCGGAGGCGTGCAACCGGCTTCTTTCCGACACGGTCCTCCGGGGACGGCTCGGGGAGAATGCGCGCCGGCGGACCTTCGAGAAGTTCTCCTACACGGCGATGAGGGAGGCCGCCGTTCCGTTTTTCCAGCGCCTCTGCGGCGCCCCAGTCGAATGA